From Actinomycetota bacterium, the proteins below share one genomic window:
- a CDS encoding transferrin-binding protein, with amino-acid sequence GIETPEKTAKADEAKKADEAKTPETAAEVTGIETSETAAEVTGIETPEKTAKADEAKKADEAKKAETAPPEEK; translated from the coding sequence GGGATCGAGACACCCGAGAAGACGGCCAAGGCCGACGAGGCGAAGAAGGCCGACGAGGCGAAGACGCCCGAGACGGCGGCGGAGGTCACCGGGATCGAGACGTCCGAGACGGCGGCGGAGGTTACCGGGATCGAGACACCCGAGAAGACGGCCAAGGCCGACGAGGCGAAGAAGGCCGACGAGGCGAAGAAGGCCGAGACGGCCCCGCCAGAGGAGAAGTGA